A genomic window from Candidatus Tumulicola sp. includes:
- a CDS encoding DNA internalization-related competence protein ComEC/Rec2, whose product MAPLVEQLRAGHAFAVAFGAYAFGVIVAARGFPWTTGLAGLALVAALTAALRPSRAVRELAFVVCAAAGIGLLSASTALWRVEHRSFATLDGRHIVVEAIALERPRPSGNGVSVRVRIESVQSPANRAASDLVGTGALVELPGDLEHAELAGKLVRLRARLDMPAGVRNEGEPSERDTLAEQGVAVVLTVHRAADILDLGESHDWRARLARVRVRAAAAVESRLPPLEATVLEGILWGDRGNLPATMRQEFSDTGTVHVLTTAGLHLGIMAALVAGLLSFLPIPRPARVALTLGAAWGYAALAGMHLPTLRAATMLTAGAIAYEAGRGRSPSAALAAAAFAVGLPHPLAILTPSFSMSFACVGGIALLSPALAACGLREGDNCPRFVAELARTSSAVQLALWPLQALYFNAFTPYAIAANMLVVPLVGLVMAAGTAYASTALWFPPLAAPLSNLCWWALAFVIGAVEKIATLPHAHIDVPPPSHAFIILYWAGLAAFAWAAHKQLEWKRAAPWAIGASLALALVYCAPGIAAALDPRLRFDAIDVGQADCLLIRAPGMHAMLVDGGGRLERVGSTSVVAQPIGDRIAARTVLPFLLRHWVLQLDAVVLTHPHGDHAGGLPLILTRQRVGALYDSAQLYSGPAYQRALDAARERHIPWLRAQRGVTFRLGPSARVKILAPELPLITGTASDINNNSVVLRIEFGKIAILLTGDAQSEAEARLLSHGRADVRADVLKVGHHGSAYSSTPDFLAAVRPKIAVISCGRHNVFGHPSPQTLAALQDAGAEVYRTDLSGGITLISNGSAISVLR is encoded by the coding sequence GTGGCGCCACTCGTTGAACAACTGCGCGCAGGTCACGCTTTTGCCGTGGCCTTCGGCGCTTATGCTTTCGGAGTCATCGTCGCGGCGCGCGGCTTTCCGTGGACAACGGGTCTTGCTGGGTTGGCGCTGGTCGCCGCTCTCACAGCGGCGCTTCGACCTTCGCGCGCTGTCCGCGAACTCGCCTTTGTCGTCTGTGCCGCGGCAGGCATAGGGCTCCTTAGCGCAAGCACCGCGTTGTGGCGCGTCGAGCATCGCTCATTCGCAACGCTTGACGGCAGGCACATCGTGGTCGAAGCGATCGCGCTTGAGCGTCCGCGACCGAGCGGAAACGGTGTCTCCGTTCGTGTCCGCATCGAAAGCGTCCAGTCGCCCGCAAATCGGGCGGCAAGCGACCTCGTCGGCACCGGCGCCCTGGTGGAGCTTCCGGGCGATCTGGAGCATGCGGAGCTCGCGGGCAAGCTGGTGCGCCTGCGAGCGAGGCTAGACATGCCCGCCGGAGTACGCAACGAGGGCGAGCCTTCGGAGCGCGACACGCTTGCCGAGCAAGGCGTCGCCGTCGTGCTGACCGTGCATCGTGCAGCGGACATCTTGGATCTCGGCGAGTCGCACGATTGGCGCGCTCGGTTGGCTCGCGTTCGCGTGCGTGCCGCAGCAGCCGTGGAATCTCGCTTGCCGCCATTGGAGGCGACGGTCCTCGAAGGCATCCTATGGGGTGATCGCGGCAACTTGCCCGCGACCATGCGCCAAGAATTTTCGGACACCGGCACGGTGCACGTGCTCACGACCGCGGGGCTGCATCTGGGCATCATGGCCGCGCTCGTCGCCGGTCTGCTGTCGTTCTTGCCGATTCCAAGACCGGCCCGCGTCGCGCTCACCCTTGGCGCGGCGTGGGGCTATGCCGCGCTTGCCGGAATGCATCTGCCTACGCTGCGAGCGGCCACCATGCTGACAGCGGGTGCTATCGCATACGAAGCAGGCCGAGGCCGCTCGCCCTCGGCTGCGCTCGCCGCCGCGGCATTTGCCGTCGGGCTGCCGCATCCGCTTGCCATCCTCACGCCGTCATTTTCGATGTCGTTCGCATGCGTTGGCGGGATCGCGCTGCTTTCGCCGGCGCTCGCCGCTTGCGGACTTCGCGAGGGTGACAACTGCCCGCGCTTTGTCGCCGAGCTAGCGCGCACCAGCAGCGCCGTGCAGTTGGCGCTCTGGCCGCTGCAAGCGCTATATTTCAACGCGTTCACGCCATATGCGATCGCCGCGAACATGCTCGTCGTGCCGCTGGTCGGCCTGGTCATGGCGGCAGGTACGGCCTACGCATCTACGGCCCTGTGGTTTCCGCCGCTCGCGGCTCCGCTCTCCAACCTGTGCTGGTGGGCGCTGGCGTTCGTCATCGGCGCCGTTGAAAAAATCGCCACGTTGCCACATGCCCATATCGACGTGCCGCCGCCGAGTCACGCGTTCATCATCCTCTACTGGGCCGGGCTCGCAGCGTTTGCGTGGGCGGCGCACAAACAGCTGGAATGGAAGCGCGCTGCGCCCTGGGCGATCGGGGCGTCCTTGGCGCTCGCGCTTGTCTATTGCGCGCCGGGCATCGCGGCCGCACTCGATCCGCGTTTGCGCTTCGATGCGATCGACGTCGGCCAAGCGGATTGCTTGCTGATCCGAGCGCCCGGCATGCACGCGATGCTGGTCGACGGCGGAGGCAGGCTGGAACGCGTTGGAAGCACAAGCGTCGTCGCGCAACCGATCGGCGATCGCATCGCCGCGCGCACCGTGTTGCCGTTTCTGCTACGGCACTGGGTCCTACAACTTGACGCCGTGGTGCTGACCCATCCACACGGCGATCACGCAGGCGGGCTCCCGCTGATCCTCACGCGCCAGCGCGTCGGTGCGCTGTACGACTCAGCTCAACTCTACAGCGGGCCGGCCTATCAACGCGCACTCGACGCCGCGCGCGAGCGTCATATCCCATGGCTGAGAGCACAGCGTGGCGTGACCTTCAGGCTCGGGCCCTCCGCCCGCGTCAAGATCCTCGCCCCCGAGCTGCCGCTGATCACCGGCACCGCATCCGACATCAACAACAACTCCGTGGTGTTGCGCATCGAGTTTGGCAAGATCGCCATATTGCTGACCGGCGACGCGCAATCCGAAGCAGAAGCGCGTCTGCTATCGCACGGAAGAGCCGATGTGCGCGCCGACGTCCTAAAAGTCGGTCATCATGGCAGCGCCTACTCGTCGACGCCTGACTTCTTAGCCGCCGTACGCCCGAAGATCGCGGTCATCTCATGTGGCCGGCACAACGTGTTCGGCCACCCAAGCCCGCAGACGCTCGCGGCATTGCAGGACGCCGGCGCTGAAGTCTATCGCACGGACTTAAGCGGGGGCATAACCCTGATCAGCAACGGCAGTGCGATCAGCGTTTTGCGATAG
- a CDS encoding DUF882 domain-containing protein produces MCEQCASPKIDRRAFVLGGLGIAATISLAPFELAAAASDSSRWNLWLERSDTGEQSYAPFTRDGKTLYFPGYKQLCAVLRDEHVPIYRGWVKIPIRTVEVLWSVQQYLIRAGVSEPLVVHSGYRTPETNAATEGAAWNSLHMYGRAVDFHVRGVDTDELAGICYACPDSGGVGNYAGGWVHIDTGPKRSWTG; encoded by the coding sequence ATGTGCGAGCAATGCGCGTCGCCGAAAATCGATCGGCGCGCTTTCGTCCTTGGCGGCTTGGGCATCGCCGCGACTATTTCGCTGGCGCCATTCGAGCTTGCAGCAGCCGCGAGCGATTCTTCGCGTTGGAATCTATGGCTCGAACGCTCCGACACGGGCGAGCAGTCGTATGCTCCGTTCACACGTGACGGAAAAACATTATACTTCCCCGGCTACAAGCAGCTGTGCGCCGTGCTGCGCGACGAACACGTGCCGATCTATCGGGGCTGGGTGAAGATCCCAATCCGCACCGTTGAAGTGCTATGGTCGGTGCAGCAATACCTGATACGCGCGGGCGTGAGCGAGCCGCTCGTCGTGCACAGCGGCTACCGCACGCCCGAAACCAACGCCGCGACCGAAGGTGCGGCGTGGAACTCGCTGCACATGTACGGCCGCGCCGTCGATTTTCACGTGCGCGGCGTGGACACCGACGAGTTGGCGGGTATCTGCTATGCTTGCCCCGATAGCGGCGGCGTCGGCAACTACGCCGGCGGCTGGGTGCACATCGACACGGGCCCGAAGCGCTCCTGGACCGGCTAA
- a CDS encoding YaiO family outer membrane beta-barrel protein, translating into MTRLRTGLATLAVALALLFGAAAAAAPAPPAARPTTDLELGATYESLTNGFPAWTSQYVRVIRKVDNQRVDYAEFDLVDRFSKHDTQLTLGAYFPLGTRWTGMAEGSFSPTYRILPSNSVALGATYESGAKWFEGLTLRHTGYRSTSVNSTALSVEHYWGTFRFAYLVTAAHVEATGTDVDHSIELDRYYGARNSYVGLGFTAGREVENVGLPALLVSNVSGVSIAGRHWTSDHWGIAYGLESFAQGKSYTRSGGHLGLDYRL; encoded by the coding sequence GTGACCCGCCTCCGTACCGGACTTGCAACGCTCGCCGTAGCGCTAGCGCTGTTGTTCGGTGCGGCAGCAGCGGCCGCGCCGGCACCGCCCGCCGCACGGCCTACCACCGACCTCGAACTCGGCGCGACCTACGAATCGCTGACGAACGGCTTCCCGGCCTGGACCAGTCAGTATGTGCGAGTCATCCGCAAGGTCGATAACCAGCGGGTCGACTACGCCGAATTCGACCTGGTCGATCGATTCTCAAAGCACGACACGCAGCTCACGCTCGGCGCCTATTTCCCGCTCGGGACTCGTTGGACCGGCATGGCGGAGGGGTCGTTCTCTCCGACGTATCGCATCCTGCCTTCCAACTCGGTCGCACTCGGCGCCACCTACGAATCCGGTGCCAAATGGTTCGAGGGCCTGACCCTGCGACACACGGGTTATCGTTCGACGAGCGTCAATAGCACCGCATTGAGCGTCGAGCATTACTGGGGGACTTTTCGTTTCGCCTACTTGGTCACCGCCGCGCACGTCGAGGCCACGGGCACGGACGTCGATCATTCGATCGAGCTCGACCGCTACTACGGAGCGAGGAATAGCTACGTCGGCCTCGGCTTCACCGCCGGCCGCGAAGTCGAGAACGTGGGACTGCCGGCGCTGCTCGTATCGAACGTCAGCGGCGTGAGCATAGCGGGGAGGCACTGGACGAGCGATCATTGGGGCATCGCCTACGGGCTGGAATCTTTCGCGCAAGGAA
- a CDS encoding nucleotide sugar dehydrogenase yields the protein MAYRIAPHDITSRGTAKQALIEAIKSKRAGVGIVGLGYVGLPLATSFSEAGYHTIGFEIDESKARRINENQTSARSPVVVEMLARKRLRATTDFREIKECDCIIICVPTPLTDTLDPDLSHIRAAVQQVKKHLRPGQLIVLESTTYPGCTDELLLAELTQTGLELDRDFFVAFSPERVDPGNRDFGIANTPRIVGGCSPDSAEAAEALYTAITPNVKVVSSTRVAETAKVLENTFRAVNIALVNEMALICREMDIDIWEVIDAAKTKPYGFMPFYPGPGVGGHCIPIDPAYLSWKGKQFGVESRFIRLAQQINDAMPKHVVRLVTEGLNVDGKPLRGARILLIGVAYKPDVDDMRESPALEIIKLLRDQQADVSYHDPFVARLDAEHASVALDDIVLQNADCVVIVTAHTGVDHKFIGERAKLIVDTRNVIPKDLPTKARVIRL from the coding sequence TTGGCGTACCGCATAGCGCCTCACGACATCACCTCGCGTGGGACCGCAAAACAAGCTCTGATAGAGGCGATAAAAAGCAAGCGAGCCGGCGTCGGCATCGTGGGGCTGGGTTATGTCGGTCTGCCGCTTGCCACCAGTTTCTCCGAAGCGGGCTACCACACCATCGGGTTTGAGATCGACGAGTCGAAGGCGCGTCGCATCAACGAGAACCAAACCTCTGCGCGCTCGCCCGTCGTCGTCGAGATGCTCGCGCGAAAGCGCCTGCGCGCCACCACTGATTTCCGCGAAATAAAGGAATGCGATTGCATCATCATTTGCGTTCCCACGCCGCTGACCGATACGCTCGATCCCGATCTTAGCCACATCCGGGCGGCGGTCCAGCAGGTCAAAAAACATCTGCGCCCCGGTCAGCTGATCGTTCTCGAGTCGACGACCTATCCCGGCTGCACCGATGAGCTGCTCCTCGCCGAGCTGACCCAGACCGGTCTCGAGCTCGACCGCGATTTCTTCGTCGCATTCTCTCCCGAGCGCGTCGATCCGGGAAATCGAGATTTTGGCATTGCGAATACACCGCGCATCGTCGGCGGATGCAGTCCGGACTCCGCGGAGGCCGCAGAGGCGCTTTACACCGCGATCACGCCAAACGTGAAAGTGGTCAGTTCGACGCGCGTGGCCGAAACGGCGAAGGTCTTGGAGAACACGTTTCGCGCGGTCAACATCGCGCTCGTCAACGAGATGGCGCTGATCTGCCGCGAGATGGACATCGATATTTGGGAAGTCATCGACGCTGCGAAGACCAAGCCCTACGGTTTCATGCCGTTCTATCCGGGACCCGGCGTGGGCGGGCACTGCATCCCGATCGATCCAGCCTACCTGTCATGGAAGGGCAAGCAGTTCGGAGTCGAGTCGCGATTCATCCGCCTGGCGCAGCAGATCAACGACGCGATGCCGAAACACGTCGTGCGACTGGTCACCGAGGGCTTGAACGTTGACGGAAAGCCGCTGCGCGGAGCGCGCATCCTGTTGATCGGCGTCGCGTACAAGCCGGACGTCGACGATATGCGAGAAAGCCCCGCCCTCGAGATCATCAAGCTCCTGCGCGACCAACAAGCGGATGTCAGCTATCACGATCCGTTCGTCGCGCGGCTTGACGCGGAGCATGCATCGGTCGCACTCGACGACATCGTTTTGCAGAACGCCGATTGCGTCGTCATCGTCACGGCGCACACAGGCGTCGATCATAAGTTCATCGGCGAGCGCGCAAAGCTCATCGTCGATACGCGAAACGTCATCCCTAAAGACCTCCCGACCAAAGCACGGGTCATTCGCCTGTGA
- the leuS gene encoding leucine--tRNA ligase, with product MSADTTSEARPIPAYEPQVIEPKWQRIWAERAQNEVHEDPSRQKFYLLEMLPYASGDLHVGHARNYALGDIVGRYRRMRGRNVMHPIGWDAFGLPAENAAIQRGVHPADWTEANIANMRSQLQRLGVAIDWTREIDTSSPEYYRWTQWLFLLMHRRGLAYKKEAPVNWCPTDLTILANEQAEGGVCWRCGSRVEQRMVNQWFFRTTAYAEQLLAGLDKLSGWPERIKTMQRNWIGRSEGVTFSFDVEGVSGKIPVFTTRIDTLFGVTFVAIAPEHPLVAEIVKGKAQAKDVAEFAAGLKTKSELERTQLMEKLGVFSGGYALHPLTGARVPIWVTNYIVTSYGGGAVMGVPAHDQRDFEFARKYGLEVKTVVAPQQPGAKAPATQAFVEDGVLVDSGEFDGQPSAQARANIARRLIERGIGEETVNYKLRDWLISRQRYWGAPIPFVNCPDHGLVPVPEDQLPVLLPHDAPFTGVQGSPLEHVPSFMNTTCPKCGKPAKREADTMDTFMCSSWYYLRYLSPHEDKAPWNKEAVDYWMPVDQYIGGAEHAVMHLMYARFFYKVLADEGMVPGDEPFTRLFNQGFVLGENNEKMSKSRGNVISIDDTADRYGVDALRLFEMFAAPPGADFPWSTTGIAGATRTLQRVWRLVLANIDAFSGKQPAGASNGSADTALRYSTHAKIKQITEEFGDRLHVNTSVAAIMTLLNDLEAYASAHPAARSAAFSEGLRALLLLLAPFAPHITEELWQRAGQAGSIHLQSWPSYDETALRRSLIPLVIQVNGKHRGTLEVAPGTPEEAVFEQAKDVSTVRAQLDGKTVRKRIFVKDKLLNIVAN from the coding sequence ATGAGCGCCGATACGACGAGCGAAGCTCGACCAATACCCGCGTACGAGCCGCAGGTCATCGAGCCGAAGTGGCAGCGCATCTGGGCGGAGCGCGCGCAGAACGAGGTCCACGAAGATCCCTCGCGCCAAAAATTCTATCTGCTCGAAATGCTGCCGTACGCGAGCGGCGACCTGCATGTCGGCCATGCCCGCAACTACGCGCTCGGCGACATCGTCGGACGCTATCGCCGCATGCGCGGACGCAACGTCATGCACCCGATCGGCTGGGATGCGTTCGGCTTGCCTGCCGAAAACGCGGCGATCCAGCGCGGCGTGCACCCAGCCGACTGGACCGAGGCGAACATCGCAAATATGCGCAGCCAACTCCAGCGCCTCGGCGTCGCCATCGACTGGACGCGCGAGATCGACACATCCTCGCCTGAGTATTACCGCTGGACGCAATGGTTGTTCTTGCTCATGCATCGCCGCGGGCTCGCCTATAAGAAGGAAGCGCCCGTCAATTGGTGCCCCACCGACCTGACCATCCTCGCCAACGAGCAGGCGGAGGGCGGGGTGTGCTGGCGCTGCGGCTCGCGCGTCGAGCAGCGCATGGTCAATCAATGGTTTTTCCGCACCACCGCGTACGCAGAACAACTCCTGGCCGGACTCGACAAACTCAGCGGCTGGCCCGAACGCATCAAGACGATGCAGCGCAACTGGATCGGGCGCAGCGAAGGCGTCACCTTCTCGTTCGACGTCGAAGGCGTCAGCGGCAAGATCCCGGTCTTCACGACGCGCATCGACACGCTTTTCGGCGTCACGTTCGTCGCGATCGCGCCGGAGCATCCGCTCGTCGCCGAGATCGTCAAGGGCAAAGCGCAGGCAAAGGACGTCGCCGAGTTCGCAGCCGGCCTGAAGACCAAGAGCGAGCTCGAGCGCACGCAGCTCATGGAGAAACTTGGCGTCTTCTCCGGCGGCTATGCGCTTCATCCGCTGACCGGCGCACGCGTGCCCATCTGGGTGACCAACTACATCGTGACGAGTTACGGCGGCGGCGCGGTCATGGGCGTGCCGGCGCACGATCAGCGCGACTTCGAGTTCGCTCGCAAGTACGGACTCGAAGTCAAGACGGTGGTCGCGCCGCAGCAACCCGGGGCGAAGGCGCCCGCGACCCAGGCGTTTGTCGAGGACGGCGTGCTGGTCGATTCCGGCGAGTTCGACGGCCAGCCGAGCGCGCAAGCCCGCGCGAACATCGCGCGCCGGCTGATCGAACGCGGCATCGGCGAAGAGACGGTCAATTACAAGCTGCGCGACTGGCTCATCTCGCGTCAGCGCTATTGGGGCGCGCCGATCCCGTTCGTCAATTGCCCCGACCATGGACTCGTGCCGGTGCCCGAAGATCAACTGCCGGTGCTGCTGCCGCACGACGCTCCGTTCACCGGCGTGCAAGGCAGTCCGTTGGAACATGTGCCTTCCTTCATGAACACCACGTGCCCGAAATGCGGCAAGCCGGCCAAGCGTGAAGCCGACACGATGGACACGTTCATGTGCTCGTCGTGGTACTATTTGCGCTACTTGAGTCCGCATGAAGACAAGGCGCCGTGGAACAAAGAGGCGGTGGACTACTGGATGCCGGTGGATCAGTACATCGGCGGCGCCGAGCACGCCGTCATGCACCTCATGTACGCGCGCTTTTTCTACAAGGTGCTGGCGGATGAAGGCATGGTGCCGGGCGACGAACCGTTCACGCGGCTGTTCAACCAAGGCTTCGTGCTTGGCGAGAACAACGAGAAGATGAGCAAGTCTCGCGGCAACGTCATCAGCATCGACGACACGGCCGACCGCTACGGCGTGGATGCGCTGCGCCTATTCGAGATGTTCGCCGCACCGCCCGGAGCAGATTTCCCCTGGTCGACGACGGGCATCGCAGGCGCCACTCGCACGCTTCAGCGCGTGTGGCGGCTCGTGCTGGCCAACATCGACGCGTTCTCAGGCAAGCAGCCAGCTGGCGCCTCAAACGGGAGCGCTGATACCGCGCTGCGCTACAGCACGCATGCCAAGATCAAGCAGATCACGGAAGAATTTGGCGACCGGCTGCACGTGAACACGTCGGTTGCGGCGATCATGACGCTGCTGAACGATCTCGAAGCGTACGCGAGCGCGCATCCGGCGGCACGCTCAGCCGCCTTCAGCGAAGGACTACGAGCGTTGCTGCTATTGCTGGCGCCCTTCGCGCCGCACATCACGGAAGAGCTGTGGCAGCGCGCCGGCCAGGCGGGCAGCATTCATCTGCAGAGCTGGCCGTCGTACGACGAGACGGCGCTGCGGCGTTCTTTGATCCCGCTGGTGATCCAAGTCAATGGCAAACACCGCGGCACGCTGGAAGTCGCGCCGGGGACGCCCGAAGAAGCGGTGTTCGAGCAAGCGAAAGACGTCTCAACGGTTCGCGCGCAGCTCGACGGCAAAACGGTGCGCAAGCGCATCTTCGTCAAAGACAAGCTGCTGAATATCGTCGCGAACTAG
- a CDS encoding SRPBCC family protein yields the protein MLTAQNSITINRPVGDVFAFVADGETAPRWRPAVVSIKLKSGSKDSVGAVYMQRVKGGPMGDVPADYEVTKYEPNRRLEFRAVAGPVRPEGYYQFDDKGGSTQVTFGLSCEPSGMAKLMGGMIAKSMQSEVACLAELKRVLEGG from the coding sequence ATGTTGACCGCGCAAAACAGCATCACCATCAATCGTCCTGTCGGCGATGTCTTCGCTTTCGTTGCGGACGGAGAAACGGCGCCGCGTTGGCGGCCTGCCGTCGTCAGCATCAAGCTCAAGTCAGGCTCCAAGGACAGCGTCGGGGCGGTGTACATGCAGCGCGTGAAGGGCGGGCCGATGGGCGACGTGCCTGCCGACTACGAGGTCACGAAGTACGAGCCGAATCGGCGCTTGGAATTCCGCGCGGTCGCCGGACCGGTGCGTCCTGAGGGCTACTATCAGTTCGACGACAAGGGCGGATCGACGCAAGTCACCTTCGGCCTTTCGTGCGAGCCATCAGGCATGGCGAAACTCATGGGCGGCATGATCGCCAAGTCGATGCAAAGCGAAGTGGCTTGCCTCGCTGAACTCAAGCGCGTCCTCGAGGGCGGCTAG
- a CDS encoding NAD-dependent epimerase/dehydratase family protein, whose protein sequence is MKVLITGGAGFIGSYLAEACIRRGDAVCALDDMSTGREANVAHLAANPNFQLIQGSVTDESLVARLVKDCDQVYHLAAAIGMRLVLERPLRTFETNVRGTEVVFAQAAAAGKSVLFTSTSEMYGLNEHKPSREGDHIVLGDTTKRRWNYAYTKAAGEVLAMAYHAERNMPVAIVRLFNTVGPRQTGRYGMVIPTFVRQALAGEPLTVHGDGSQTRCFADVTEVAEALIAAMNEPKARGQILNIGTNDEITIRDLALRVKGLTNSSSELVYMSHELAYEHEFDEIKRRIPDISFARQCIGFNPRIGIDAILQGVIAEQKRRLVVA, encoded by the coding sequence GTGAAAGTCCTCATCACGGGCGGCGCGGGCTTTATCGGCTCGTACCTGGCTGAGGCCTGCATCCGTCGCGGCGACGCGGTATGCGCCCTCGACGACATGTCCACCGGCCGCGAAGCCAACGTCGCGCATCTCGCGGCCAATCCGAATTTTCAACTCATCCAGGGGAGCGTCACGGATGAGAGCCTCGTAGCCCGCCTCGTCAAAGACTGCGACCAGGTATACCATCTCGCGGCCGCGATCGGCATGCGCCTCGTGCTCGAACGGCCGCTGCGGACGTTCGAAACGAACGTGCGCGGCACGGAAGTGGTATTCGCGCAAGCCGCCGCCGCCGGCAAATCGGTCTTGTTCACGTCCACCTCCGAGATGTACGGACTGAACGAGCACAAGCCGAGCCGTGAAGGCGATCACATCGTGCTCGGGGACACGACGAAAAGGCGCTGGAACTACGCCTACACGAAGGCCGCCGGCGAGGTCTTGGCCATGGCCTACCACGCGGAGCGGAACATGCCGGTCGCCATCGTCCGGCTTTTCAATACCGTCGGACCCCGGCAGACCGGTCGATATGGCATGGTCATCCCGACGTTCGTCCGCCAAGCTCTAGCCGGCGAGCCGCTTACCGTCCACGGTGACGGCTCCCAGACGCGCTGCTTCGCCGACGTGACCGAGGTCGCGGAAGCCCTCATCGCGGCGATGAACGAGCCGAAGGCGCGCGGGCAGATCCTCAACATCGGCACGAACGACGAGATCACCATCCGCGATCTGGCGTTGCGCGTGAAGGGCTTGACGAATTCGTCCTCCGAATTGGTGTACATGTCGCACGAACTGGCCTACGAGCATGAATTCGACGAGATCAAACGACGAATCCCAGATATCTCCTTTGCCAGGCAGTGCATCGGCTTCAATCCAAGGATTGGGATCGATGCGATACTGCAGGGCGTTATCGCTGAGCAGAAGCGACGCTTAGTCGTGGCGTGA
- a CDS encoding NAD-dependent epimerase/dehydratase family protein: MRILVTGGAGFIGSHVVDAFLSAGHEVAVIDDLWVHGGGRREHVNPRAAFYDRDIRDPDIGEIFTQLFRPEVVCHHAAQHSVLLSTQDPQHDADVNVRGLLNILQASVKSQARKFIFASSSATYGMPQYLPIDERHPQIPESPYGISKMVGEHYLRYFSEAAGLKYTALRYGNVYGPRQDPNGEAGVIAIFATRMLRGEPIRIDWDGEQQKDYVYVSDVARANVAALEKADDEIMNIGTGSGTSVNALHRAIAQEVGRDVEVVHAPKRAGDVRACVFDASKAKKLLGWQPSVALAEGIKLTVESARAAQVASD, translated from the coding sequence TTGCGCATCCTGGTCACGGGCGGCGCGGGCTTCATCGGCTCGCACGTGGTGGACGCCTTTCTCTCCGCCGGGCACGAAGTCGCCGTCATCGACGATCTTTGGGTGCATGGCGGCGGCCGCCGTGAGCACGTCAATCCCCGCGCGGCGTTCTACGACCGCGACATCCGTGACCCGGACATCGGCGAGATCTTCACGCAGCTGTTCCGGCCGGAAGTCGTGTGCCATCACGCCGCGCAGCACAGCGTCTTGCTTTCGACCCAGGACCCGCAGCACGACGCGGACGTCAACGTCCGCGGTCTGTTGAACATCCTCCAGGCGAGCGTCAAGTCGCAAGCGCGCAAGTTCATTTTCGCATCTTCTTCCGCGACCTACGGCATGCCGCAGTACCTTCCGATCGATGAGCGCCATCCGCAGATCCCCGAGTCGCCGTACGGCATCTCCAAAATGGTCGGGGAACACTACCTGCGCTACTTCAGCGAGGCGGCCGGTCTGAAATACACCGCACTCCGATATGGCAACGTGTATGGTCCGCGACAGGATCCCAACGGTGAGGCGGGCGTCATCGCTATCTTCGCCACGCGCATGCTGCGCGGTGAGCCGATCCGCATCGACTGGGATGGCGAGCAGCAAAAAGACTACGTCTACGTCAGCGACGTAGCCCGCGCGAACGTGGCCGCGCTCGAAAAGGCTGATGACGAGATCATGAACATCGGCACGGGGTCCGGCACATCGGTCAATGCATTGCATCGGGCGATCGCGCAGGAGGTCGGCCGCGACGTCGAGGTCGTGCATGCGCCCAAGCGGGCCGGCGACGTCAGAGCGTGCGTGTTCGACGCGAGCAAGGCGAAAAAGCTGCTCGGTTGGCAGCCGTCCGTCGCGCTCGCCGAAGGAATCAAGCTGACCGTCGAAAGCGCGCGCGCAGCCCAAGTGGCGAGCGACTGA